A genomic stretch from Chitinophagaceae bacterium includes:
- a CDS encoding DUF2971 domain-containing protein yields MERKKDYWQQIQKLLEEVFGFAKLSSLSSWNESKVFDADINLSSNLLTGSSHEVNDDVELIHYTTTNALFEIINSKKLRLTNAGQTNDPQELIYFFKQLGEHISPKLIEQSSNMFVASSCQYNSSIKEKELFSMWRNYGDNGNGVGIVFKLANQNIQNKWIDSALGKIDYSTDSKSLQSVKNYFLRLKELKDVGEFAINNLPKIIVQLACLNKSPIWVEENEVRLFKFIQWDKRKWKYENNERSFQNQIRATWKTML; encoded by the coding sequence ATGGAAAGGAAAAAAGATTACTGGCAACAAATTCAAAAGCTATTGGAAGAGGTATTTGGCTTTGCTAAGCTGTCTTCTCTTTCTAGTTGGAATGAATCAAAAGTCTTTGACGCTGATATTAATCTTTCAAGTAATTTACTTACAGGGTCTTCACATGAGGTTAACGATGATGTTGAATTAATACATTATACCACTACAAATGCATTATTTGAAATAATTAATAGTAAAAAACTAAGACTTACGAATGCTGGACAAACAAATGATCCACAAGAATTAATCTATTTTTTTAAACAACTCGGAGAACATATTAGCCCCAAATTAATTGAGCAGTCTAGTAATATGTTTGTTGCTTCATCTTGTCAGTATAACTCTTCTATTAAAGAGAAAGAACTCTTTAGTATGTGGAGAAACTATGGCGACAATGGAAATGGTGTTGGCATAGTTTTTAAACTCGCTAATCAAAATATTCAAAATAAATGGATCGACTCTGCACTGGGTAAAATTGACTATAGTACTGATAGTAAAAGCTTACAAAGTGTAAAGAACTACTTTTTGAGATTAAAGGAATTAAAAGATGTAGGCGAGTTTGCAATCAATAACCTTCCTAAAATAATAGTACAGCTTGCTTGTTTGAATAAATCTCCAATATGGGTAGAAGAAAATGAAGTTAGATTGTTTAAGTTTATTCAATGGGATAAGCGGAAGTGGAAGTACGAGAATAATGAAAGATCCTTTCAGAATCAAATCAGAGCAACTTGGAAAACAATGCTATAA
- the umuD gene encoding translesion error-prone DNA polymerase V autoproteolytic subunit, which yields MDGEQFFGAAYKGSKNFSQQEVKTANATGFGAAADDYAERGIDLNEQLIKNKPATFFFRMKGDAMREAGMFDNDILIVDRSLKLASGKIIVAVLTGELLVRRFHKNFSSAFLIPENPRYPSINLAEFSDFQLWGVVVYSIHPLSP from the coding sequence ATGGACGGGGAACAATTTTTCGGAGCTGCTTATAAAGGCAGCAAAAACTTTTCGCAGCAGGAAGTAAAAACAGCCAATGCTACCGGCTTTGGTGCTGCAGCTGATGATTATGCTGAACGTGGCATTGATTTGAATGAACAACTCATTAAAAACAAACCGGCTACCTTTTTCTTCCGTATGAAAGGTGATGCCATGCGTGAGGCGGGGATGTTTGATAATGATATCCTGATCGTTGACCGGTCGTTAAAACTGGCCAGTGGAAAAATTATTGTAGCTGTTCTGACTGGCGAACTGTTGGTTCGGCGTTTTCATAAAAACTTTTCATCGGCCTTTTTAATTCCTGAAAATCCGAGATACCCATCCATTAATCTGGCTGAGTTCAGTGATTTTCAATTATGGGGTGTTGTTGTTTATTCTATTCACCCCCTGTCCCCCTAA
- a CDS encoding endonuclease domain-containing protein translates to MERTMFYKASPLIFEMARELRSQQTHAETILWEYLKTKPSGYKFRRQHPIGIYIVDFYCHKLKLVIEADGSIHNVKEVKEHDKERQIALEENNIKVIRFTNADILNEMKTVIDRIQKMMYEQ, encoded by the coding sequence ATGGAAAGAACAATGTTTTACAAAGCTTCACCATTAATTTTTGAAATGGCCCGTGAGTTACGGAGTCAGCAAACACACGCAGAAACAATATTATGGGAATACCTAAAAACAAAACCATCCGGTTATAAATTTCGAAGACAACATCCAATTGGCATTTATATTGTTGATTTCTATTGTCACAAATTAAAACTGGTTATAGAAGCAGATGGCTCTATTCATAATGTGAAAGAAGTAAAAGAACATGATAAAGAGCGGCAGATTGCTCTTGAAGAAAACAATATCAAAGTGATACGATTTACAAATGCTGATATTTTGAATGAGATGAAAACTGTGATTGATCGTATCCAAAAAATGATGTATGAGCAATAA
- a CDS encoding DUF4113 domain-containing protein: protein MSEEFAKMHLGGVVGARLARELKGIPSKDMEDELVNKKMIATTRMFGSPVSDINDIKEAVATYTSRAAEKLRRQHSAAKVISVFVVTKDQDHMLSFKKTGTISSYITLPVATSFTNELIKPAVELVDQLFEKGQRYKKAGVMLSGIVPDESIQGNLFLPEVKNNGRMLMSMIDNINFSQRDDVLKFAASGTTRDWKMRQELRSPRYTTRWDELFEVR, encoded by the coding sequence ATGAGTGAAGAGTTTGCAAAAATGCACCTTGGTGGAGTGGTGGGTGCAAGACTGGCGAGAGAATTAAAAGGCATTCCATCAAAAGACATGGAAGATGAGCTGGTGAATAAAAAAATGATCGCTACTACAAGAATGTTCGGCAGCCCGGTAAGCGATATCAATGATATTAAAGAGGCCGTTGCTACCTATACTTCAAGGGCTGCCGAAAAATTAAGAAGACAGCACAGCGCTGCAAAAGTGATCAGTGTGTTTGTAGTTACAAAAGACCAGGATCATATGCTCAGCTTTAAGAAGACCGGCACCATCAGCAGTTATATTACACTTCCGGTTGCCACTTCGTTTACCAATGAATTAATCAAGCCGGCAGTTGAACTGGTAGATCAGTTATTTGAAAAAGGGCAGCGTTATAAAAAAGCCGGAGTGATGTTAAGTGGTATTGTTCCTGATGAATCCATCCAGGGAAATTTGTTTTTACCAGAGGTAAAAAACAATGGCCGCATGCTGATGAGTATGATTGATAATATTAATTTCAGTCAGCGGGATGACGTACTGAAGTTTGCCGCCAGCGGAACAACAAGGGATTGGAAGATGCGGCAGGAATTACGCAGTCCGAGGTATACGACAAGATGGGATGAATTGTTTGAAGTGCGTTAA